The Hemiscyllium ocellatum isolate sHemOce1 chromosome 1, sHemOce1.pat.X.cur, whole genome shotgun sequence DNA window AGTAATGGATCAACATTCAAAGTGCAAAAGCTGCAACTCTGTTGCAATCTCTATCAAGTTATATACCTAGAATGGTACTCAGAGTAGGTTTATACATATATATACTTTAAGTAGGAACACAGGATATAtacgtgttttttttaaagatagtCTTTTGTTTTGATGTCAAATATTTTCTCTTCCACCaactttcctcatttctctctTCCTGCTTCACTTGTCTCTCTCCAACACAAATCCTCTTCTGACACTTATCTGCCTCCTCCAGTCTCGATCTCTTCGATTTTGTCCAGAAATAAAATTCTTTGCCTTCCCACTCGGAATTCGCTCTGTGTAGCTCTCCTGTGAGATTTTGTTCCTGTCCAAATTCCCTTGCGGAACAGTCTGTGAGTTGGTTTTCCCAAAGGgatgggggagggaagggggttgTCCTTTACATCTTGCATGTtagttctttttttttgctttcaagTCCAGATGCGTTTGCTTTATTGTTGTTGCTTCAGTGAAGGTTTgatgaggattggagggaggtgggggtgcagggtatgggggggtggggggtagttTTTGGGGTGATCAGGGTGGGTGATAGAGTGTTGCAATTGGTTCTGTTACACAGTGGAGCCCAgcattgtctctgtctctgggtctATCTCGTTCTGGTTGGAATCAAGTCCGGAGAATTTGACTCTCAGCCCGTCCACAGGGTGAACCACCGGCACCGTCAACATGTTGGGGATAGTCCGGGAGGCCAGCTCAAAGCGGCTAGTGCTAGCCAGCTCCATGGCCAGCACCTTCAGGATCAGCTTGGCCAGCTCTTTGCCCAGGCAGCTCCTGATGCCCCCTCCGAAAGGGATGTAGCTGAAGCGGTCACCCTTATTCTCGTCCCGTTCTTCACTGAAACGGTCGGGGTCAAAGACCCCGGAATTCTGGAAGATGGGAGCCGTATCGTGTGTGTCTCGGATGCTGTACAGGACACTCCAGCCTTTGGGAATCTGACACCCCTGAAAACAAAGCCCAGGGAAATAGTTAAACATCCAACTCAAACTTTCTGGCACGACAACAACTACAGCCTGGAAGGCTTGGCTTAGCCGAGTAATAGAGAAAAGAAAGGTTTGCATTTCTATAGCGTCTCTCGCAATCTCAGGATATAGAGCcatacagctcagaaacattccttttggtccaaccagtccacgctaaCCATAAtccatgggcagcacggtgacacagtggttagcactgctgcctcacagcgccggagaacccgggttcaattcctgcctcaggcatctgtctgtgtggagtttgctcattctccccgtgtctgcgtgggtttcctccaggtgctctggtttcctcccacagtccaaagatgtgaattggccatgctaaattgcccgtagtgttgggtgaaggggtaaatgtggggtgggttgctcttcggagagttggtgtagacttgttgggccgaagggcctgtttccacactttaagtaatctaatctaatatctaaaCAAAAATCCTAAACTAAAcaagttccacctgcctgtgcttgatccatattcctccaaacattacttatccaaatgccttttcaatgttgtaactatactgtcATCCAAACCTTCCTCTGGATGTTAATACCACATCCTGTAgaagaaagttgcccctcaatcatttttcaatctttctcctctcaccttaataatatgccctctagtcttaaaatccccaaccctacagaaaagacatttgctattTGCCTTATGTGTaaccctcatgactttataaacttctatcaagtcaacctcctcaacctcctacaccccagtgaaaacagtcccagcctatccagcctctccttatagcctCATAGCCTTCCTGGCAACTTCCTGATCAATGTTATCCAAACCCTcgccagcttaataatatccttcctgtaacgaggcaaccagaactggatacccCAAAGCTTTTCACTTCATTATTATTCAGCACTTTTAAAATGTAGTTATCGATGTAATGTAGGAAAGTTTGTAAAATCCTAAACGGTCAAGTAATCTGTTTTATTGATGATGGGCAAAATCAAATTATTTTTGGAATATGTCGGTATTATTTTGAATCTGCCAGAGAGAACAGCTAGCGCTTAATTTCAAGGCCTCATCAGATTGGCAATGCGACAGACACTGAGACTGAGCCCTGTACTGCACTGGACTGTCAGACTCGAgcctgtggtaaaaacaatgactgcagatgctggaaaccagattctagattagtggtgctggaaaagcacagcagttcaggcagcatccaaagtgcagcgaaatcgacgtttcaggcaaaagcccttcaccaggagaaacgtcgatttcgctgcactttggatgctgcctgaacggctgtgctcttccagcaccactaatccacactCGAGCCTGTGATCAGAGTGGGTCCCAAAACATGCCCCTTCCCCAACTCCGAGATGAGGCTGCTGGAAACTTAAATACCAACAACACAGCCATAAACTAGGATTCTTTGCTGTAGCATCCCAGACTGGAATGGTATCAGAGGCTTCACCTCCACCAGCACAGCTCAAGGAGCTCAAAATCACTCTAAAAACTGACTTGAATTTGCATCAAAgaaataggctatttggcccaaactggtatTTATGTCTTCCCACTTAACCCTACCCTGTTTATCTTCCTCTCTAATTTGCTTATCAACTTTCTCCTGGAAATTAACATTTTTTCTAAATTCACACATAGGAAGAAGGCATTGCGGGctgagcccagcatttattggccatccctagttgcccccttgagaaggggAGGGCGGGGAGGGtaagtgccttcttgaactgatgtagtccatgtgctgtgggttgacctacaatgccctgagggagggaattccaggattttgacccagcaacagtgaaagaacggcgatatatttgcacatcagggtggtgagtggctcggaagggaacttgcaggggatggtgttcccatgtatctgctgcccttgtccttccagacggaagtggtcgtgggtttggaagatgctagctgtggatctttggtgaattcctgcagggTATCTTGTCGATGTAtaccctgctgctactgagcatgggTGGCTGGACTGAAGCAGAGTGTCAGATCAGATCTGTAGTAACTACTTTCACTTTCCAATGAAAGATTTTCCTGAATTCCTTATTGAAGTTAttaatgtgagaacatcagaaaaatgagcaggagttggccattcaactCATGAATCCTGCCTTGGCATTCAATAATGGTGGAATAGATTCTGGTCTTAACTACAGTTTTCTGACATCCCCATATCAGCCAAATACCGacctaactcagccttgaatatatcgATGACCCGGCCTTACTGCTCTCTGTTGGAAGGATTTCCACCAACTGACAGCCCTCTAagagaagatatttctcctcatttctgtcttagatGGGCGATACCTTCTTTTTCCAACTCTGTCCCCTACTCCTAGATTTCCTCATAAGCGTCTTAATTGATTGAATCATTTATAGTCGCTCATTATTTTAACTTCGATGAGTATCTTAGGTTTATGGAATCTAGTCAGAAAGTCACACAGCATACaaaatgcccttcagcccattggatGGGCACCAACCgatctacactaatcccactttccagcacttgacccaaagTGTTGAATGTTCTGATATTTCAAGTGCTTGATTTTGATTATTTTGATTGCTGTGATGTATCAGCAACTCTGTTATCATTACAGCAAGTGAGCCTTGGGCTTATTGAACTCTATGATAATTCATTTACTGTACAGCACACTGGAAGATTCTACAGCCCTGGGCTCCATGAAGAGAGGTTCTTTTACTTTTTGCTGTGCCTTGTGAAGGGAAGGGCTTGATTTGCACTTACGTCCAACTCAAACGTCTGCAATGCCGTCCTGTAGCCGCCTGAGATCGGTGGAAGCAGACGTAAGACCTCCTTGATGATGCAGTCCAGATACTTGAGGCGTACCACTACAGCCATCCTGGGGGTCTCCTCGCACTTGCAGCCATTGTGAAGGATCCCATTACTCCTCAACTCTTCCCGCAGTTTCTCCAGGACCAGAGGGTGCTGCAGGAGCTCGTAGATGAGTGATGTCGTCGCACTCGAGGTAGTTGCGAAGGCAGCGAAGATCAGTTCCACTGTAGATTCCTGAGGTAGGGAGGTGACACATTGAGAATGACATTAATTTTTTTCTCAGAGAGACAGGTCCTTCTGCCCAGCTAGTCTGGGTctctgaaatgaggaggaatttcttctctcagagggtcatgtgCGTTTGGAACTCCTCGCCACCGAGAGCTgttggggcagagtccttgtatatatttaaggctgagatagattcttggtccatcggggaatcaagggttatgggaaagggcagaaaagtggatgTGGGAAgtgtcagatcagctgtgatgccagtgaggggctgaatggccacctcctgttcctatttcttatgatcttagaTGCACATTAGTGCACCACATGAGTCCCTTTTTCACAAAAAATGATTAATTGTTCCAAAGACAGAAGGAAAGAGTTCCTGCTTTCGTGTTTGTCCAAAACGTGGAgaaaatgcagctaaatgtgaggtgattcactttgggaagaataaaagGAAGGCACcatgggtcaatggaaagattcttggtagtgtgggtgtgcagagggatcttggagtccatgtacatagatccctgaaagttgccaccctggttgatagtgctgttaagaaggcataccgtGTGTTAGGTTAAGGGCTGGACAGGGTAGACACTGTGAAAGGGGGGTGCATGGTGGTTCAGTCGTTAGCTCTGctcttcacagcgccagggacctgggttcgattcccgtcttgggtgactgtctgtgtggagtttgcacattctccccgtgtctgtgtgtgtttcctccgggtgctccggtttcctcccaaaatccaaagatgtgcaggtcaggtgaattggccgtgctaaattgcccagagtgttcagggtaaatgtaggggaattggtctgggtgggttactcttcggagggtcagtgtggacttgttgggccgaagggcctgtttccatacggtaGTAACAtaatgtaatctaaaaaaaaaataccAGGGCACAGTCTTGGGATAAGGGGctggtcatttaggactgagatatccttggaattctctaccctacAATATTGTAAATGCTCAGTTGATGGCTGCAGTCAGGGCTAAGATCAATATATCTGTGGACATCAGGAAAATAAAGGGATATTGACTTCAGGCAAagatgtggagttgggttaaAATACAAATTAACCACCAGCTATTgaaagtgaaggaggctgagaggaCCAATggcattctcctgttcctgtttactTTATTCTTATCCCATAATATCTCCAATAATTGCAGTCTAATAATCTCACCTTAAAATTGACGAACAATCTCACATCAATTGTCACTTGTGGCAGAGTTACAAATTTCGACCGCGCTTTGTGAGAAcataatgtggaggagctggtgctggactgggagggcaaagttaaaaatcgagCTCTGCGTCTCCCAATAGTGGCCAGTTCTGCTTCCAGCTGACACTCCAGCTAATGGTACGCATGTGGTATTTTTGTTGGGAATGGGATATGGGTGAATTTATTACCTTTAGTTCCTGCATGGTGAGCTCTTTCCCTTGTTCCCTGGCACTGTCTATCAGAATGTCCATAGCATCATTGTAATCCTTATCTTCTTTGCACTGCAGTTTTTCACTGATGGCTTTTTCCAGGTATTTGTGAAGATTGTCCCGGGCTCGCATACCCTGTAAGAAGGAGCACCGGTCAACAGATGAGGACATAGTTCGTTCTTTGTTGGTCAAGAGATACATAGGAAGGCAGATTGCTGGGTCTGGGAAGTAACATCTGTACTGGAttatcagtacagatacagtcagtaacacagggcactgggggagaggggttactgagtgacagtgtgagagaactggattaacatcagtacagatacagtcagtaacacagggcactgcgGGAGAGAGGGGCTTCTGAGTGACGGTGTGAGgaagctggattaacatcagtacagatacagtcagtaacatggGGTGCGGGGAGAGGgaggttactgagtgacagtgtgaggaagctggattaacatcagtataggtacagtcagtaacacagggtgctgggggagaggggttactgagtgacagtgtgagggagctggattaacatcagtacagatacagtcagtaacacagggcactgagggagaggggttactgggtgacagtgtgagggagctggattaacatcagtacagatacagtcagtaacacagggcactggggagaAAGGGGCttctgagtgacagtgtgagggagctggattaacatcagtacagatacagtcagtaacacagggcactgagggagaggggttactgggtgacagtgtgagggagctggattaacatcagtacagatacagtcagtaacacagggcactggggagaAAGGGGCttctgagtgacagtgtgagggagctggattaacatcagtacagatacagtcagtaacacggGGTGCGGGGAGTGGgaggttactgagtgacagtgtgaggaagctggattaacatcagtataggtacagtcagtaacacagggtgctgggggagaggggttactgagtgacagtgtgagggagctggattaacatcagtacagatacagtcagtaacacagggcactgagggagaggggttactgggtgacagtgtgagggagctggattaacatcagtaagatacagtcagtaacacggGGTGCGGGGAGTGGgaggttactgagtgacagtgtgaggaagctggattaacatcagtataggtacagtcagtaacacagggtgctgggggagaggggttactgagtgacagtgtgagggagctggattaacatcagtgcagatacagtcagtaacacagggccctggggacagagggttactgagtgacagtgtgaggaagctggattaacatcagtataggtacagtcagtaacacagggtgctgggggagaggggttactgagtgacagtgtgagggagatggattaacatcagtacagatacagtcagtaacacagggcactgggggagaggggttactgggtgacagtgtgaggggagctggatgaacatcagtaagatacagtcagtaacacagggcactggggagaGAGGGGTTACTGGGTGACAGTGTGaggggagctggattaacatcagtacagatacagtcagtaacacagggcactgggggagaggggttactgcgtgacagtgtgagggagctggattaacatcagtacagatacagtaaGTAACACAAGGCCCTGGGGAGAgagggttactgagtgacagtgtgagggagctggattaacatcagtacaggtacagtcagtaacacagggcactgggggagaggggttactgagtgacagtgtgagagaactggattaacatcagtacagatacagtcagtaacacagggcactgcgGGAGAGAGGGGCTTCTGAGTGACGGTGTGAGgaagctggattaacatcagtacagatacagtcagtaacacggggtgaggggagtgggaggTTACTGAGTgatagtgtgagggagctggattaacatcagtacagatacagtcagtaacaaagggcactggggggagaggggttactgagtgacagtgtgagggagctggattaacatcagtacagatacagtcagtaacacagagcactggggttgggggggagatgggttactgagtgacagtgtgagggagttggattaacatcagtacagatacagttagtaacacagggcactggggggagaggggttactgagtgacagtgtgagggagctggattaacatcagtacagatacagtcagtaacacagggcactgggggagaggggttactgcgtgacagtgtgagggagctggattaacatcagtacagatacagtaaGTAACACAAGGCCCTGGGGAGAGAGggctactgagtgacagtgtgagggagctggattaacatcagtacaggtacagtcagtaacacagggcactgggggagaggggttactgagtgacagtgtgagagaactggattaacatcagtacagatacagtcagtaacacagggcactgcgGGAGAGAGGGGCTTCTGAGTGACGGTGTGAGgaagctggattaacatcagtacagatacagtcagtaacacggggtgaggggagagggaggttaCTGAGTgatagtgtgagggagctggattaacatcagtacagatacagtcagtaacaaagggcactggggggagaggggttactgagtgacagtgtgagggagctggattaacatcagtacagatacagtcagtaacacagagcactggggttgggggggagatgggttactgagtgacagtgtgagggagttggattaacatcagtacagatacagttagtaacacagggcactggggggagaggggttactgagtgacagtgtgagggagctggattaacatcagtataggtacagtcagtaacacagagcactgaggggagaggggttactgagtgacagtgtgagggagctggattaacatcagtacagatacagtcagtaacacagagcactgaggggagaggggttactgagtgacagtgtgagggagctggattaacatcagtacagatacagtcagtaacacagagcactggggggagaggggttactgagtgacagtgtgagggagctggattaacattaGCGGAGATATAATTTTGATTGCAGAATTCT harbors:
- the LOC132822954 gene encoding cytochrome P450 26B1 — encoded protein: MFWEGLELVSAVATAAACLVSLLLLLTVSRQLWQFRWTVNRDKTCNLPIPKGSMGLPLIGETFHWLVEGSRFHSSRREKYGNVFKTHLLGRPLIRVTGSENVRKILMGEHTLVSSQWPRSTRMLLGPTSLVNSIGDIHRQKRKIFAKVFSHYALECYLPKIQQAIQDGIRDWSSSGEPITVYHEAKKLTFRIAVWVLLGFRVSETELNLLSESFEQLVANLFSLPLDFPFSGYRKGMRARDNLHKYLEKAISEKLQCKEDKDYNDAMDILIDSAREQGKELTMQELKESTVELIFAAFATTSSATTSLIYELLQHPLVLEKLREELRSNGILHNGCKCEETPRMAVVVRLKYLDCIIKEVLRLLPPISGGYRTALQTFELDGCQIPKGWSVLYSIRDTHDTAPIFQNSGVFDPDRFSEERDENKGDRFSYIPFGGGIRSCLGKELAKLILKVLAMELASTSRFELASRTIPNMLTVPVVHPVDGLRVKFSGLDSNQNEIDPETETMLGSTV